The following DNA comes from Thiohalobacter sp..
AACATGTGTCACATTCCCGACACGGCAGGTCGCGACCACGGGCAAACTGTGACAGGGTTGGCGCCGGGCACATGAACGGCGTCTCGCAGGCGGGAGTGCAATGGCAGGGAAATCGGATTCGAACCGGCAGCGGGGTGCGCCGCAGCGCCTCGGCCGTGCCGCCTGGCAGGCCGGACTGGTGGTGCTGGTGCTCTATGCCCTGCACCTCTACCAGGTGCGGGACACGGTGGAAGGCCCGGCGCCGGCATTCGCCGGGGTCGATCTGGACGGCAGGTCACTGTCGCTCGCCGAACACGCGGGGCGGCCGGTGCTGGTGCACTTCTGGGCGACCTGGTGTCCGGTCTGTCGTGCCGAGGCCGGCAACATCAGTGATCTCGCCGAGGATCATGCGGTGATCACCATCGCCCTCGAGGACACGCCGCCGGCGCAATTCAAGCGCTTCCTCGCCGAGCGCGAACTCGCCTATCCGGTGATTCGCGACCCGGAGGGCGAGTTGGCCGCGCGCTATGGGGTGCGCGGGGTGCCGGCGAGTTTTGTCGTGGACGCTGATGGGAACATCCGTTTCACCACCATCGGTTACACCACCGAGGCGGGGTTGCGTCTGCGCATGTGGTGGGCGGAGCGGCAGCGTGACGGGTAACGAGCGCGTGGATCGCACGATTGACGTCATCTGCCACCAGGGCTGCCGGGCGGTGTGGGGCTTCATCGATGCGCTGGAGGCGGGAACGCTGCGCCCGGAATACGCGCATCTGGATGCGGCGGAGCGGGCGCTGCTGCTGGCCGAGCTGCACGACATCATGCAGGTCTACGGAGATCGTTGCGATCTTTAGCCCGCATCCTGCCGCGGCCCTGGTGCAATATGCGGGTTAGATCTCCCCAGGCGCAGCATGCTTCAGGAGGCCGCGCGCGCGGCCTTCTTGCGCTCGTGTTCCTTGAGCAGCTTCTTGCGCAGGCGGATGCTGTGCGGCGTGACCTCCACCAGCTCATCGTCGTCGATGAACTCCAGCGCCTGCTCCAGGCTCATGCGGATGGGCGGGGTGAGCAGGATGTTTTCGTCCGAGCCGGCGGCGCGGATGTTGGTGAGCTGCTTGGCCTTGAGCGGGTTGACCACCAGGTCATTGTCGCGGGAATGGATACCGATGATCATGCCCTCGTAGACCTCGGTGCCCGGCTCGATGAACAGCCGGCCGCGCTCCTGCAGGTTGAACAGGGCGTAGCCCAGCGCCTTGCCCGCGCCGTTGGAGATCATGACGCCGTTGATGCGCTGTCCGTAGTTGCCCGGCTTGACCGGGCCATAGTGGTCGAACACCGAATACAGCAGGCCGGTGCCCTGGGTGGCGGTGAGGAACTCGGTGCGGAAGCCGATCAGGCCGCGGGAGGGAATGATGTAGTCCAGGCGCACCCGGCCCTTGCCGTCGGGCGCCATGTCCTTCAGTTCGCCGCCGCGGGTGCCCAGCCGTTCCATGACCGTGCCCTGGTGCTGTTCCTCGACGTCGACGGTGAGTTGTTCGTAGGGCTCGCGGCGTTCGCCGTCGATCTCGCGCACGATGACCTCGGGACGCGACACGCCCAGCTCGTAGCCCTCGCGGCGCATGTTCTCGATCAGGATGGACAGGTGCAGTTCGCCGCGGCCCGACACCCGGAACTTGTCCGGGTCCTCGGTGTTCTCCACCCGCAAGGCGACGTTGTGTACCAGCTCGCGGTCGAGGCGCTCACGGATCTGGCGCGAGGTGATGAACTTGCCGTCCTTGCCGGCGAAGGGCGAGTTGTTGACCTGGAAGGTCATGCTGACCGTGGGCTCGTCCACCGTCAGCGGCGGCAGCATCTCCGGGTGCGCCGGATCGCACAGGGTATCCGAGATGTTCAGGCCGTCGATGCCGGTGAAGGCGACGATGTCGCCGGCC
Coding sequences within:
- the typA gene encoding translational GTPase TypA — protein: MIQNLRNIAIIAHVDHGKTTLVDQLLAQSGTLGDRAAVPERVMDSNDLERERGITILSKNTAIRWDDYRINIVDTPGHADFGGEVERVLSMVDSVLLLVDAVEGPMPQTRFVTQKSLERGLRPIVVINKIDRPGARPDWVLDQTFDLFDRLGATDEQLDFPVVYASGLNGYASLDADARDGDMQPLVETIINKVPPPAVDPDGPFQMQVSSLDYNSYVGVIGIGRISRGRVKPNTPVTLLARDGSKRSGRILQLLGFLGLERVEVDEAQAGDIVAFTGIDGLNISDTLCDPAHPEMLPPLTVDEPTVSMTFQVNNSPFAGKDGKFITSRQIRERLDRELVHNVALRVENTEDPDKFRVSGRGELHLSILIENMRREGYELGVSRPEVIVREIDGERREPYEQLTVDVEEQHQGTVMERLGTRGGELKDMAPDGKGRVRLDYIIPSRGLIGFRTEFLTATQGTGLLYSVFDHYGPVKPGNYGQRINGVMISNGAGKALGYALFNLQERGRLFIEPGTEVYEGMIIGIHSRDNDLVVNPLKAKQLTNIRAAGSDENILLTPPIRMSLEQALEFIDDDELVEVTPHSIRLRKKLLKEHERKKAARAAS
- a CDS encoding protein disulfide oxidoreductase, translating into MAGKSDSNRQRGAPQRLGRAAWQAGLVVLVLYALHLYQVRDTVEGPAPAFAGVDLDGRSLSLAEHAGRPVLVHFWATWCPVCRAEAGNISDLAEDHAVITIALEDTPPAQFKRFLAERELAYPVIRDPEGELAARYGVRGVPASFVVDADGNIRFTTIGYTTEAGLRLRMWWAERQRDG